The Pogona vitticeps strain Pit_001003342236 chromosome 6, PviZW2.1, whole genome shotgun sequence genome contains a region encoding:
- the ENKUR gene encoding enkurin isoform X2 — translation MSAERGCQEERGEGRGRYVSSFRPYVKRALQQSKAQWKTIGPAKVEVPSPKDFLLKHSKEPKLPKRKKDKERKKMVETTVPKVTDHPVMGVQCTRNFISTNAANVIMGVAKKPQQACVDRRQGDKFLLETSGLVPRYLKKKDYGLTPKYVTKRNEEARRAQEEYDAYVKETLRQKAMKRLSDEERENLLEDLKKNWEELHQAFQSLSVEIDTIPKKLHKERLETQMKHFEHDIQTIEKHKVIYIANK, via the exons ATATGTGTCATCGTTTAGACCATATGTGAAACGTGCATTACAGCAAAGTAAAGCGCAGTGGAAAACCATTGGACCAGCAAAGGTTGAGGTGCCTTCTCCAAAAGATTTCCTTCTGAAGCATTCAAAGGAACCAAAGTTACCAAAAA ggaaaaaagataaagaaaggaaaaaaatggtagaAACAACAGTTCCTAAAGTAACAGATCATCCAGTTATGGGAGTTCAGTGTACCAGGAATTTCATAAGCACAAATGCAGCTAACGTGATCATGGGAGTAGCTAAGAAACCTCAGCAAGCTTGTGTTGACCGGCGACAAGGGGATAAATTTCTCCTAGAAACTTCAGGACTTGTTCCAAGATATCTCAAGAAAAAG GATTATGGTCTCACTCCTAAATATGTAACAAAGCGAAACGAAGAAGCAAGGAGAGCTCAAGAAGAATATGATGCTTACGTCAAGGAGACTCTCAGACAAAAAGCCATGAAAAGGCTGTCTGATGAAGAGAGGGAAAATCTTCTTGAG GACCTGAAGAAGAACTGGGAAGAGTTGCATCAGGCCTTCCAAAGCCTTTCAGTAGAAATTGATACGATACCAAAGAAGCTTCACAAAGAAAGGCTGGAGACACAGATGAAACATTTTGAACATGACATTCAGACAATTGAGAAACACAAAGTGATTTATATTGCAAACAAATGA
- the ENKUR gene encoding enkurin isoform X1 has protein sequence MTALCMEESIYNLLPRIVDKPMKPPRYVSSFRPYVKRALQQSKAQWKTIGPAKVEVPSPKDFLLKHSKEPKLPKRKKDKERKKMVETTVPKVTDHPVMGVQCTRNFISTNAANVIMGVAKKPQQACVDRRQGDKFLLETSGLVPRYLKKKDYGLTPKYVTKRNEEARRAQEEYDAYVKETLRQKAMKRLSDEERENLLEDLKKNWEELHQAFQSLSVEIDTIPKKLHKERLETQMKHFEHDIQTIEKHKVIYIANK, from the exons ATATGTGTCATCGTTTAGACCATATGTGAAACGTGCATTACAGCAAAGTAAAGCGCAGTGGAAAACCATTGGACCAGCAAAGGTTGAGGTGCCTTCTCCAAAAGATTTCCTTCTGAAGCATTCAAAGGAACCAAAGTTACCAAAAA ggaaaaaagataaagaaaggaaaaaaatggtagaAACAACAGTTCCTAAAGTAACAGATCATCCAGTTATGGGAGTTCAGTGTACCAGGAATTTCATAAGCACAAATGCAGCTAACGTGATCATGGGAGTAGCTAAGAAACCTCAGCAAGCTTGTGTTGACCGGCGACAAGGGGATAAATTTCTCCTAGAAACTTCAGGACTTGTTCCAAGATATCTCAAGAAAAAG GATTATGGTCTCACTCCTAAATATGTAACAAAGCGAAACGAAGAAGCAAGGAGAGCTCAAGAAGAATATGATGCTTACGTCAAGGAGACTCTCAGACAAAAAGCCATGAAAAGGCTGTCTGATGAAGAGAGGGAAAATCTTCTTGAG GACCTGAAGAAGAACTGGGAAGAGTTGCATCAGGCCTTCCAAAGCCTTTCAGTAGAAATTGATACGATACCAAAGAAGCTTCACAAAGAAAGGCTGGAGACACAGATGAAACATTTTGAACATGACATTCAGACAATTGAGAAACACAAAGTGATTTATATTGCAAACAAATGA